From one Neorhizobium galegae genomic stretch:
- a CDS encoding glycosyltransferase family 4 protein produces MNEQLRVLVVSHAHPSVSLGGAEIASHNLHLGLKALPNVESVYLARIGHPVPRHAASALMSLRLVEDELLFHTDDYDHFFLSNGDTRAISLDLLRFARDLRPHVIHFHHVLGIGLEALYALREAFPHAAIIVTFHEYLSICHNHGQMVKRSSGQLCETASPVACHGCFPDIPVSRFLKRELFARGMLGLADAFVSPSRFLADRYAAWGIERDKISVIENGIAMETAAPAREVQGPKPRRNRFAYFGQMTPFKGADLLIDAVSRIPKEIWGEDSCLMIFGGNLERQPVEFQERMKKLIADAGHRVRFYGAYQNADVPRLMRSVDWVVLPSVWWENSPVVIQEALLHRRPMICSDIGGMAEKVRDGKDGLHFRAGSSQDLADRIVEVLGDGKIWERLRVSMRQPADRAACAREHVKLYRALLRRKLDAAIAESPKLLSPAL; encoded by the coding sequence ATGAACGAGCAGCTTCGCGTCCTTGTCGTCTCGCATGCACATCCGTCGGTCTCGCTCGGCGGGGCGGAAATCGCGTCCCACAACCTGCATCTTGGCCTGAAAGCGTTGCCGAATGTGGAATCGGTTTATCTGGCCCGGATTGGACACCCGGTGCCGCGGCACGCCGCATCCGCGCTGATGAGCCTGCGCCTTGTCGAGGACGAATTGCTATTCCACACGGACGACTACGACCACTTCTTCCTGTCCAACGGCGATACTCGGGCGATCAGCCTGGACCTTTTACGTTTTGCGCGCGATCTCAGGCCCCATGTCATCCATTTCCATCATGTTCTCGGTATCGGCCTCGAAGCGCTCTATGCCTTGAGAGAGGCGTTTCCGCACGCCGCCATCATCGTCACGTTCCATGAATATCTCTCGATCTGCCACAATCACGGACAGATGGTGAAACGGTCTTCCGGCCAGCTCTGCGAAACCGCATCCCCCGTCGCCTGCCACGGCTGCTTTCCCGATATCCCCGTCTCGCGCTTCCTGAAGCGGGAACTGTTCGCCCGCGGCATGCTCGGCCTTGCCGACGCTTTCGTTTCCCCCAGCCGGTTCCTGGCGGATCGCTACGCCGCATGGGGCATCGAAAGAGACAAGATCAGCGTGATCGAAAACGGCATCGCCATGGAAACAGCGGCGCCCGCGCGCGAGGTTCAAGGTCCCAAGCCGCGCCGAAATCGCTTTGCCTATTTCGGACAAATGACTCCATTCAAGGGCGCAGATCTCCTGATCGACGCCGTCTCGCGCATCCCGAAGGAGATATGGGGCGAAGACTCGTGCCTGATGATCTTCGGCGGCAATCTCGAGCGACAGCCGGTCGAGTTCCAGGAACGTATGAAGAAGCTCATCGCCGACGCCGGCCACCGCGTTCGCTTCTACGGCGCCTACCAGAACGCGGACGTGCCGCGTCTCATGCGTTCCGTCGACTGGGTGGTTCTGCCGTCCGTCTGGTGGGAGAACTCCCCGGTTGTCATTCAGGAAGCTCTGCTCCACCGCAGGCCGATGATCTGCTCCGATATCGGCGGAATGGCCGAGAAGGTGCGTGACGGAAAGGACGGCCTGCACTTTCGCGCAGGCAGCAGCCAGGATCTCGCGGATCGCATCGTTGAGGTGCTGGGCGATGGCAAAATCTGGGAGCGGCTGCGCGTTTCCATGCGCCAACCCGCCGACCGCGCCGCCTGCGCGCGCGAACACGTCAAACTCTATCGCGCATTGCTACGGCGGAAACTCGATGCCGCGATCGCCGAGAGCCCCAAGCTTCTCTCGCCCGCGCTTTAA